Proteins encoded together in one Hylaeus volcanicus isolate JK05 chromosome 3, UHH_iyHylVolc1.0_haploid, whole genome shotgun sequence window:
- the LOC128874475 gene encoding spatacsin isoform X3, translating into MNITNTVLWDYLLSNNKIETIKFWIDTYHNSNKIREPNDINEKYKSLITTMDILPNMIDTIDSSNASNLVKDLIKNHLCRYGIFVQKEKQDIKLLLARIYGSAMTLSEINTIFLHKTCNINNTEFFQTIDKELCLVHCLTEKHTREDKLKVLDLFNILTQMCENQEQFEDILIEGIFKTIHYLSDDINEFLKQNYLIVLVLIFSYLSKENIAISQNKDIAPKGNILKRIFTSETDLQLNNYSISNQIIQSILQHVPILQHIVENKPKKEVTMYELLDGYKNLIVKQLFKWRFNDEQMPNFSSTVLVKKYGHTESLTYEYYLKEARPNMAILSLKHSQGKLVKTVSSRRKCKAGLYAHILALRNLDKPEILCTCVSFIEMLGINSEILRLHVTTANYVQKEINVLIGNLLENVIYKDETAIKTIMSYLENSFQKNFNEYLVDDSQQFVSILKIWDFIVRFAKAHNYSLPTSLLKFLANQNHWFQFVTVCQIFAYPLNQVLENTKHFGDEIIKEHLLTLLSNTQLTKSQSTIHGDQKIKSRDTRQSLYYKIGVKQSGSPISGSPVSADSGSTSDSCSIYEYHINDTTCSSNDDLWLIILKCHQSPDPPGALINASRLTSRPFLTVLATCYEPSAIAAYSYSWMVISAANESITSDYKECLEQQVWTANQVLNLLGTMVTCGYISTLNKAYKIFMPESPFNSFFEFLTQCTNYGNFKTCQQKLLEFKTQCLNLKRNKVMDWDCSDNTYLENLYWVAIVAVKCIIATLAYCLNSTHLQIKFLEILMKCNFYADLPVYVPNFQHLLQIAKILQKTSVTLNFAAVTMSDNLYNFDPEIQRCVNDLLKTKNYNSALELSNVAGLNSSDIILAQYRHQFKCCMQQNDKIRNEFWNECAMNFEKYNVPSEKSAEFFVEHAEKVVSHKERYEILFLAFEKLKNIETEQETIDTLEVAMWKSCILAGPENIHLNGGPYIFNKLKTELLSGLNRVKFSYTLNYPYEKNAAENLINKLIDLGKLDIALRISTIFNYKHKDLQILMLCLSLAEGEITPNKLTFEQKNFLKEINENKQQMYGAFKNRSLRRLSSSSSLITLTNMHEITKAKDENMHKMKIECLSILQTLLKNLKHGTETCLRIVLCYKLAVHLGKSYHFLLLLSNPFQFLQEIAESNIDNKSEVFTDIIVAYKISNDTIATFLAENIMTNITRAIEGGYEDNISLWGYSLNTNFRVIMELCDDISLLGWQLLKTANKLLGHSHGENKNVSTLKTIVELLIRSHDCFTTSCNMEGIAAILRKCQNLANVLQNLKLWALLVRLVTGVGRFIEMNYIFEILKTNDQFEFLLGKGLDKVTGLKMALLEFLKRHCPENKDLFTLVALHFQLYHELALMWENEAKDEIKTLISDVMKDQGKLQYNIPHEMKLFKTENVQKQLQTAVVNFTHASQYYLKANELNLAGQCSDQTQLVALQLSLLNTVSTNQQVICILNIKSEDIDRILCQILNFSQALIVIHAYNHHVDWANLIYNHCILNGKKKYLKDFMAMKRLTPSLVQDCARRYRLEKSITYTMTENMKMLVSELSDVECKYMLASQLGYKDIVETMLSNPMIGAYLKDTVWKKGYNTN; encoded by the exons ATGAATATAACTAATACTGTGTTATGGGATTACTTGTTGTCTAACAATAAGATTGAAACGATAAAGTTTTGGATTGATACTTAtcataatagtaataaaattagagAACCAAATgatatcaatgaaaaatataaatcattaatTACTACCATGGATATTCTACCAAATATGATTGATACAATTGATTCTTCAAATGCAAGCAATCTAGTgaaagatttaataaaaaatcatcTATGCAGGTATggaatatttgtacaaaaagaaaaacaagataTAAAATTACTGTTAGCACGCATCTATGGCAGTGCCATGACCCTATCAGAAAtcaatacaatatttttacataaaacatGCAATATTAATAACACTGAATTTTTCCAAACTATTGATAAGGAACTGTGCCTTGTGCACTGCTTAACTGAAAAACACACACGAGAAGATAAACTTAAAGTTTTGGACTTATTTAATATACTAACACAAATGTGTGAAAATCAAGAACAATTTGAAGATATATTAATAGAAGGAATCTTTAAAACAATTCATTACCTTTCCGACgacataaatgaatttttaaagcaaaattatttgatagttttagtattaatattttcatatttatctaaagaaaatatagcAATTAGTCAAAACAAAGATATTGCTCCAAAaggtaatatattaaaaagaatattcacgAGTGAAACTGATCTACAACTGAACAattatagtatttcaaatcaaattattcaaagtataTTACAACATGTGCCAATTCTTCAACatattgtagaaaataaaCCAAAGAAAGAGGTAACAATGTATGAATTATTAGAtggttataaaaatttaattgtaaagcaattatttaaatggcGATTCAATGATGAACAAATGCCAAACTTCTCTAGTACAGTTCTTGTTAAAAAGTATGGTCATACAGAGTCACTAACGTATGAATATTACTTGAAAGAAGCTCGTCCAAATATGGCTATACTTAGCTTAAAGCATTCTCAAGGAAAATTAGTTAAAACTGTATCTTCCAGAAG AAAATGTAAAGCAGGTCTTTATGCGCATATTCTTGCCCTGCGAAATTTAGATAAACCAGAAATACTTTGTACCTGTGTTTCTTTCATTGAAATGTTAGGTAttaattcagaaattttaAGACTCCATGTGACGACGGCAAATTATGTGCAAAAAGAGATCAATGTGCTAattg gaaatttattagaaaacgTAATATACAAAGACGAAACTGCCATAAAAACTATAATGTCTTATCTggaaaatagttttcaaaaaaattttaatgaatatttagttGATGACAGTCAGCAATTTGTATCCATATTGAAAATATGGGATTTTATTGTACGATTTGCAAAGGCACACAATTATTCTTTACCAACCAGCTTATTAAAGTTTTTAGCAAATCAAAATCATTGGTTTCAATTTGTTACAGTTTGCCAAATTTTTGCTTATCCTTTAAATcag GTATTAGAAAATACTAAACATTTTGGAGATGAAATTATCAAAGAGCACTTGCTAACTTTGTTAAGTAATACACAACTTACAAAGTCACAATCAACTATTCATGGtgatcaaaaaataaaatcacgagATACTAGGCAGTCCCTGTATTACAAGATCGGAGTTAAACAAAGT GGGTCTCCTATTTCTGGTTCTCCAGTATCTGCAGATTCAGGAAGCACGTCTGATTCTTGTAGTATATACGAATATCACATAAATGACACTACTTGTTCCTCAAACGATGATTTATGgctaattattttaaaatgtcatCAAAGTCCAGATCCACCTGGTGCACTAATAAATGCATCCCGGTTAACATCAAGACCTTTTCTCACAGTTTTAGCAACTTGTTATGAG CCATCTGCAATAGCAGCATATTCTTATTCATGGATGGTAATATCTGCTGCAAATGAAAGTATTACTTCTGATTATAAAGAATGCCTGGAACAACAAGTATGGACAGCCAATCAAGTTCTAAATTTATTAGGCACAATGGTGACATGTGGATATATTAGTACTCTTAATAAAGCTTACAAAATCTTTATGCCT GAAAGTCCCTTCAATTCCTTTTTTGAATTCCTCACACAATGTACAAATTATGGAAACTTCAAAACTTGTCAGCAAAAATTGTTGGAATTCAAAACCCAATGTTTAAACCTCAAACGGAAT AAAGTTATGGATTGGGATTGTTCAGATAACACATACTTGGAAAACTTGTATTGGGTTGCAATTGTTGctgttaaatgtattattgCAACACTTGCTTATTGTCTTAACAGTACACATTTGCaaatcaaatttcttgaaattttaatgaaatgcaatttttacgCAGATTTGCCAG TTTATGTCCCAAATTTTCAACATCTTTTACAAATTGCAAAGATACTTCAGAAAACTAGTGTTACATTAAACTTTGCAGCTGTTACAATGTCagataatctatataattttgatcCTGAAATTCAGAGATGTgttaatgatttattaaaaactaaaaattataacAGTGCATTAGAATTGTCAAATGTAGCAGGATTAAATTCATCTGACATTATCTTGGCACAG taTCGGCATCAATTTAAATGTTGTATGCaacaaaatgataaaattagaaatgaattctggaATGAATGTGccatgaattttgaaaaatacaatgttCCATCTGAAAAGTCTGcagaattttttgttgaacatgctgaaaaagttgtttctcACAAAGAAAG atatgaaatattgttcCTGGCTtttgaaaaactaaaaaatatcgaaacagaGCAAGAGACTATTGATACATTAGAAGTAGCAATGTGGAAATCTTGTATATTAGCTGGTCCCGAAAATATACACTTAAATGGTGGAccttacatttttaataaactaaaaacagaattattatCAGGATTGAACAGAGTGAAATTTAGCTATACATTGAATTACCCATATGAAAAGAATGCagctgaaaatttgattaataagtTAATTGATTTAGGTAAATTGGACATTGCATTAAGAATtagtactatttttaattacaaacataAG gatttacaaattttaatgttgtGTTTGAGCTTGGCTGAAGGTGAAATTACACCAAATAAGTTaacttttgaacaaaaaaattttttaaaggaaataaatgaaaataaacaacaaatgtACGGTGCCTTCAAGAATCGCAGTTTACGAAGATTATCCTCGTCATCTTCgt TAATCACTCTAACCAACATGCATGAAATAACCAAAGCGAAAGACGAAAATAtgcacaaaatgaaaatagaatgcttatcaattttacaaaCATTACTCAAGAACTTAAAACATGGAACAGAGACATGTTTGAGAATTGTATTATGTTATAAATTGGCAGTGCACTTAGGAAAGAGTTATCATTTCTTGTTACTGTTGAGCAATCCTTTTCAATTCTTACAAGAAATTGCAGAAAgtaatatcgataataaatctgaagtttttACTGATATAATTGTTGCATACAAAATAAGCAACGATACTATTGCTACATTTTTGGctgaaaatattatgacaAACATCACACGTGCCATTGaag GTGGATATGAggataatatttctttgtggGGATATtctttgaatacaaattttcgtgTAATTATGGAATTATGCGATGATATATCACTTCTCGGTTGGCAACTTTTAAAAACAGCAAATAAATTACTTGGACATTCCCATggtgaaaacaaaaatg TGTCAACTTTAAAGACAATTGtagaattattaatacgaTCTCACGATTGTTTTACGACTTCTTGTAATATGGAAGGTATAGCGGCAATATTGCGTAAATGTCAAAATCTCGCAAATGTGTTGCAAAATCTCAAGTTATGGGCATTATTG gtTCGACTTGTAACAGGTGTTGGTCGATttatagaaatgaattatatatttgaaatattaaaaactaatgACCAATTTGAATTCTTACTTGGAAAAGGATTAGATAAG GTGACTGGTCTCAAAATGGCACtattagaatttctaaaaCGACATTGTCCCGAGAATAAGGATCTTTTTACGTTAGTGGCATTACATTTCCAATTGTATCATGAACTTGCACTTATGTGGGAAAATGAAGCAAAGGATGAAATCAAAACATTAATATCTGATGTGATGAAAGATCAAGGAAAATTGCAATACAATATTCcacatgaaatgaaattatttaagactgaaaatgttcaaaaacagTTACAAACAGCTGTAGTCAATTTTACTCATGCAAGCCAATACTATTTGAAG GCTAATGAATTGAATCTTGCTGGTCAATGTTCAGATCAAACACAATTAGTTGCTCTTCAACTTTCACTACTTAACACGGTGTCTACTAATCAACAAGTAATCTGCATACTTAATATAAAGTCTGAAGACATTGACAGAATATTATgccaaattttaaatttctctcaAGCTCTTATTGTTATACATGCCTACAATCATCATGTAGATTGGGCTAATTTGATATATAATCATTGTATATtgaatggaaaaaagaaatatttaaaagattttatgGCTATGAAACGATTAACTCCCAGCTTGGTACAAGATTGTGCACGCAG GTATAGATTAGAAAAGAGTATTACTTATACAATGACAGAGAATATGAAAATGTTAGTGTCTGAATTATCAGATGTGGAATGTAAATACATGCTAGCAAGTCAATTAGGATATAAGGATATCGTAGAAACAATGCTCAGTAATCCTATGATAGGTGCATATCTCAAAGATACTGTATGGAAAAAGGGTTATAATACTAACTAA